From Mobula birostris isolate sMobBir1 chromosome 8, sMobBir1.hap1, whole genome shotgun sequence, the proteins below share one genomic window:
- the LOC140201443 gene encoding uncharacterized protein produces MFLLLMNSLLSAVTARPSVPSDTVCGSNACYTAHLDRKPFHQALERCKANGGSLATAKNAEEALLIHKLLAGFSAGQRPKSKFWLGLQLPPRHCYQQHKPLRGFIWTSGGEETTYSNWAREPRSTCTAHRCVHIISSSGSSLSAAGGNYKWHDGACRHGVDGYLCKFSFKGMCPQITLSGPGSATYTTPFDAESSSLTHVPFGSIAVVSCEGGSPAADYMLCKERDPGQYGWSSDGPFCTPPSGCDLDNGGCTQICVSAGGGGGFRCQCEPGYQLRGDQRSCEPWDYCQDQPCEYRCVSHFQGFECLCPVGYQLAENGSSCDDTDECAQRPCAQICINTLGSFRCDCTQGYALIDSQCRDLDECFGHPCDHICQNTVGSYRCFCRAGYRLQETFCVDIDECTTHPCQGTCSNSEGSFQCSCSQGYELAEDGESCIPADVTTLLTSTAQRWDTTAGEWDPTTPGALRELSSDWETSSVSLVGPFTKMGAAAESTTVDWTPVPSPTTAQLSEKHGPASLSWVLMGALGSVAALLLVLCVVGFIICLRNRSPKEKGSNAGDYYSWVQSTEQSPFRASYVRCSRSSDNYIEIEASQTEV; encoded by the coding sequence ATGTTCCTGCTGCTGATGAACAGCTTGCTCTCGGCGGTCACGGCTCGCCCATCGGTGCCCTCGGACACCGTGTGCGGCAGTAATGCTTGTTACACCGCACACCTGGACAGAAAGCCCTTCCACCAGGCCCTAGAAAGGTGCAAAGCCAACGGGGGTAGCCTGGCGACGGCCAAGAACGCCGAGGAAGCGCTGCTGATCCACAAGCTGCTGGCCGGATTCTCCGCCGGACAGCGGCCGAAGAGCAAGTTTTGGCTCGGACTCCAGCTGCCCCCGAGGCATTGCTACCAGCAGCACAAACCGCTGAGGGGCTTCATCTGGACCTCGGGAGGAGAAGAGACCACCTACTCCAACTGGGCCAGGGAGCCCCGGAGTACCTGCACCGCGCACAGATGCGTTCACATCATCTCCAGCTCCGGGAGCAGCCTCAGCGCGGCCGGAGGCAACTACAAGTGGCATGACGGCGCGTGCAGACACGGCGTGGACGGCTACCTTTGCAAGTTCAGCTTTAAAGGTATGTGCCCTCAGATCACCCTGAGCGGCCCGGGTTCGGCCACCTACACTACCCCTTTCGACGCCGAGAGTTCCTCCTTGACCCACGTCCCGTTCGGTTCCATTGCAGTCGTGTCCTGCGAAGGGGGCTCTCCTGCAGCCGACTATATGCTGTGCAAGGAACGAGACCCGGGGCAGTATGGATGGTCGAGCGATGGACCCTTCTGCACCCCTCCATCTGGCTGCGACCTTGATAATGGGGGCTGCACACAGATTTGCGTAAGCGCCGGAGGCGGGGGAGGATTCCGGTGTCAGTGCGAACCTGGGTACCAACTGCGCGGGGATCAGCGCTCCTGCGAGCCTTGGGACTACTGCCAGGACCAGCCGTGTGAATACAGATGTGTCAGCCATTTTCAGGGTTTCGAGTGTCTGTGCCCCGTGGGCTACCAGCTCGCGGAAAACGGGAGCAGCTGCGATGACACGGACGAATGCGCGCAGAGGCCATGCGCCCAGATATGTATCAATACGCTGGGGAGCTTTCGCTGCGATTGCACCCAGGGTTACGCGCTGATTGACAGCCAGTGCAGAGATCTGGATGAATGCTTTGGCCATCCCTGTGACCACATCTGCCAGAACACCGTCGGCTCGTACAGGTGCTTTTGCAGAGCAGGCTACCGACTCCAAGAGACCTTCTGCGTGGACATTGACGAGTGCACAACACACCCCTGTCAGGGGACCTGCTCCAACAGCGAAGGCAGCTTCCAGTGTTCCTGCAGCCAAGGCTACGAGCTCGCGGAGGATGGAGAAAGTTGCATTCCGGCAGATGTGACCACCTTGCTCACCTCCACTGCCCAGCGCTGGGACACTACGGCGGGAGAGTGGGATCCCACTACACCGGGCGCACTGAGGGAACTCAGCTCTGATTGGGAAACGTCCTCCGTCTCATTAGTGGGTCCGTTCACCAAGATGGGTGCGGCGGCGGAGAGCACCACTGTAGACTGGACCCCCGTTCCTTCGCCTACAACAGCGCAACTCTCCGAGAAGCACGGCCCTGCCAGTCTGTCGTGGGTGCTGATGGGCGCTCTGGGCTCCGTGGCTGCGCTGCTGCTCGTCCTGTGTGTGGTGGGTTTCATCATCTGCCTTCGCAACCGGTCGCCCAAAGAGAAGGGCAGCAACGCCGGAGATTACTACAGCTGGGTGCAGTCAACGGAGCAATCCCCATTCAGGGCCTCCTATGTCAGGTGCAGCCGTTCAAGCGATAATTACATCGAGATTGAAGCCAGCCAAACCGAGGTATAA
- the thbd gene encoding thrombomodulin, with protein MFVLSISLCALVSLVYSDPQEFSPAVCVANVCYSLKREARKFNMARTSCKKAGGDAMTVSTTVAAEAIAVLLQRVNADPSSHFWLGLQLHQRTCPSNSSRLRGYRWVSGDNDTDYTNWGSVSEECGPRCVTVSGRDLWVDRPCNKKANGVLCEYRYNSSCEPLTLHNSSTTFVTPFGARSSELTRLPRGTMAEVSPSNISLQCNGTLGWVGYGPGPWVCQVNNGGCKHTCQEGPPPKCSCHGGYRLDSDGLSCREVDPCEEEKCAHSCQNRDGKAVCSCDSGYALDADHKSCIDINECLSNPCEHNCANTKGSFQCICRKGYVMSQDGKCEDINECPQNVCEHKCSNTLGGFKCSCESGYDINPDDPTKCVWYCDSSSCRARCIDDECTCPPNFILNDLTKLCDDIDECQFQCQGHTCTNFPGDFKCECREGYEHNQNGVCEPEGSGDNFMSEVPTFKPTAYPIPASAGLSLSVVLGTIFAIAVLTLICAGVGHHLFKKRGKWQTSTKYKSANVEEDVNLSQVTTGDNCQHQYSSEKCNVGT; from the coding sequence atgttCGTACTGTCTATCAGCCTGTGCGCCCTGGTGTCTCTGGTGTATTCGGATCCACAAGAATTCTCACCCGCTGTCTGCGTGGCTAACGTCTGCTACAGCCTAAAAAGAGAGGCGAGGAAGTTTAACATGGCCAGAACCAGCTGCAAAAAGGCCGGGGGAGACGCGATGACCGTGAGCACCACGGTGGCCGCCGAAGCTATCGCGGTGTTGCTGCAGAGAGTGAACGCCGATCCCTCCTCGCACTTCTGGCTGGGGCTGCAGCTTCATCAGAGGACTTGCCCCAGCAATAGCAGCCGATTGAGGGGTTATCGCTGGGTGAGCGGGGACAATGACACCGACTACACCAACTGGGGCTCGGTGTCCGAAGAGTGCGGACCGCGATGTGTGACCGTCTCCGGCAGGGACCTATGGGTCGACCGCCCGTGCAACAAGAAGGCGAATGGCGTGCTGTGCGAGTACAGATACAACAGCAGCTGCGAACCACTAACCCTGCACAACTCTTCCACCACCTTCGTCACTCCTTTCGGTGCCCGGAGCTCCGAGCTGACTAGACTGCCTCGGGGCACCATGGCCGAGGTCTCCCCGTCGAATATCAGCTTACAATGTAACGGCACTCTTGGCTGGGTGGGTTACGGACCAGGCCCTTGGGTCTGTCAAGTGAACAATGGGGGCTGCAAGCACACTTGCCAAGAAGGACCTCCGCCCAAGTGCAGCTGCCACGGGGGTTACAGGCTGGACAGTGATGGGTTAAGTTGCCGAGAGGTCGATCCGTGCGAGGAAGAAAAGTGCGCGCACAGCTGCCAGAACCGGGACGGGAAGGCAGTGTGTTCCTGCGACAGCGGCTACGCGCTGGACGCCGACCACAAGAGCTGCATCGATATCAATGAGTGCCTGTCCAACCCCTGCGAGCACAACTGCGCAAACACGAAGGGAAGCTTCCAGTGCATTTGCAGGAAAGGCTACGTAATGTCCCAGGATGGCAAGTGCGAGGACATCAACGAGTGCCCACAAAACGTGTGCGAACACAAGTGCAGCAACACGCTAGGGGGCTTCAAGTGCAGCTGCGAGTCCGGGTACGATATCAATCCCGATGATCCCACAAAATGCGTTTGGTACTGCGATTCCAGCTCCTGCCGGGCTCGCTGCATCGACGACGAGTGTACTTGCCCGCCTAATTTTATCTTGAACGATTTGACTAAATTATGCGATGATATTGACGAGTGCCAATTTCAATGCCAGGGTCACACCTGCACCAACTTCCCCGGCGACTTCAAATGTGAATGCAGAGAGGGTTACGAGCATAATCAGAATGGGGTTTGCGAACCCGAGGGCTCCGGTGATAACTTTATGTCAGAAGTCCCGACGTTCAAGCCCACCGCGTACCCCATCCCCGCCAGTGCCGGCCTGTCGCTCAGTGTTGTCCTCGGCACCATCTTTGCCATCGCCGTGCTCACTTTGATCTGCGCCGGGGTGGGACACCACCTGTTTAAGAAGAGAGGCAAGTGGCAGACCTCCACCAAGTACAAGTCGGCTAATGTGGAGGAGGACGTTAATCTCAGTCAGGTCACGACCGGCGACAACTGCCAGCACCAGTACTCCAGTGAAAAATGTAATGTGGGGACCTGA
- the LOC140201445 gene encoding somatostatin receptor type 1-like yields MSTRSFQLLSDRDTTVQVGFWNGSSEHLDVVTDIPSNYSFDAYQEERDARMVVIQFIYAIVCLVGLIGNSMVIFVILRYAKMKTATNIYILNLAIADELFMLSVPFLSASAALQRWPFGSLMCRTVLSVDGINQFTSVFCLTVLSVDRYVAVVHPIKAARYRRPTIAKIINICVWIFSLIVILPIIIFAGTTPSEDGGVHCNFLWPQPSWSVAFVIYTFLLGFLIPVIAICLCYILIIVKMRVVALKAGWQQRRRSEKKITRMVLMVVTVFVICWMPFYVLQLANIFLSLNTTVTQLCLILSYANSCANPILYGFLSDNFKRSFQRILCFRWLENGTEEPVDYYATALKSRVCSPLEFQPGNAASDPVYRNGTCTSRTTTL; encoded by the coding sequence ATGAGTACGCGTAGTTTTCAGTTGCTTTCCGACCGGGACACCACAGTCCAGGTGGGTTTCTGGAATGGGTCCAGCGAGCATTTGGATGTTGTTACGGATATCCCCTCCAACTACTCGTTCGACGCTTACCAGGAAGAAAGGGATGCTCGGATGGTGGTTATCCAATTCATTTATGCCATCGTGTGTTTGGTGGGACTCATCGGGAACTCCATGGTTATTTTCGTCATCCTGAGATACGCCAAGATGAAAACGGCCACCAACATCTACATTCTGAACCTGGCGATAGCGGACGAGCTCTTTATGCTGAGCGTCCCGTTCCTCTCCGCTTCGGCTGCCTTACAACGCTGGCCCTTCGGTTCGCTCATGTGCCGCACCGTCCTCAGCGTGGATGGCATCAACCAGTTCACCAGCGTGTTCTGCCTGACCGTGCTCAGCGTGGACAGGTACGTGGCAGTTGTCCATCCCATCAAAGCGGCAAGGTACAGGAGacccacaattgccaagatcaTCAACATCTGCGTTTGGATCTTCTCGCTCATTGTGATCTTGCCCATCATCATATTCGCGGGAACTACGCCCAGCGAGGACGGTGGCGTGCACTGTAACTTTCTTTGGCCCCAGCCTTCCTGGTCAGTGGCTTTTGTTATCTACACTTTCCTGCTGGGTTTCCTGATCCCCGTCATTGCCATCTGCCTCTGCTACATCCTGATCATCGTGAAGATGAGAGTGGTTGCTTTGAAGGCTGGCTGGCAGCAACGCCGACGGTCCGAGAAAAAGATCACCCGCATGGTGTTGATGGTGGTGACTGTCTTCGTTATCTGCTGGATGCCTTTCTACGTTCTACAGTTGGCCAACATCTTCCTCTCCCTCAACACCACGGTCACCCAATTGTGCCTTATCCTCAGCTACGCCAACAGCTGCGCGAACCCGATCCTTTATGGCTTTCTCTCTGACAATTTTAAGAGATCCTTCCAGAGGATTCTGTGCTTCCGTTGGCTGGAGAACGGCACCGAGGAGCCAGTAGATTATTACGCCACTGCGCTAAAGAGCAGAGTGTGTAGTCCCCTAGAATTTCAGCCGGGTAACGCCGCTTCTGACCCCGTGTACAGGAATGGTACTTGCACCTCAAGAACAACCACCTTGTGA